In Corticium candelabrum chromosome 1, ooCorCand1.1, whole genome shotgun sequence, the genomic stretch CCATATCAAAGACCTCATCGTAAAGAAAAGAAATACCATTGTGAACGTCGTGGAGAAGTCTTTGATGTTGCAGCAGTAGATAGAAGACACCAGGAAGTTCACACTCAAGAAGACATAAGTGCTCAAAAGCATACAGATTTGATATCACTCGCCAGCAGCTCTCAGTCTCACTCTAGTAGTACTCATTTATCTATTCAAACTTCAAGTAGTGTGTTTCTATCAGTTTACtcaatattttatgtaattgtttgttagtgtttagTGATAGAAGCTTATTTACATTTCTATCTATTCCTTCCAATGGTGTCTGCAGTTCATCTGCTATTTTCTCTATGTTCAACCATCCCAATGTAGCTGTGACATATGGTGTGACTGTGTCTACGTGTAGTGACATGTTGGTGATGGAGAAAGTTGTAACGTCTTTGTCTGATGTGCTTGCTGATTCAGACGTGAATGATGAAATCAATATGCGAGAGAGAGTTGATATTTCTTATGgcattgtttgtgcagttgACTGTTTGCATCATCAAGTGGGAATCATTCATGGCTACATCAGCCCTACCACTATATTTATCACATCTCGACTGACTGCCAAACTGTTAGATCCAGCAGCATCTTGTCTCCTGCATAATAAGATATGTCAACATGCTAAGTCATATGAGGAAGATCTGCACCAACTAATCTGTCTTCTCATCAAGTTATACGACTCATATTCACAattttcatctgtttgtcatcgTTTATGCAACATGATCAGTCGTGATGAAATTAATAAGTCAAGGGAAAAATTTGTATCTACAACAGACCTGCTGGAGTTAATTGATGAATTGAAGCATAATGAGGAATACAGTTGCTGCTCACACAGACATGAACTATCTTGgaaatttgaaattgattAAGTTAGCTGATTAGATATGAATGTTTGTAAAGTTAAATAGATTTGTTGAACAATGAAAgcaatgtttgtgttggtGTTTGCGTTGGTGTTTGGATATTGTGCATTTACGTCTCTGCTTTTAATTAGTTTATCATTGTTGTTGCATCGCTCATATTTTCAAGCTCACAAACCATGGACTCTGTCCCATTTCTTCCTTTACCTGTCaatgtcacacactcacatcaTTCACATTCTCTAGCTCTATTATTTACTCATCTACATAATTCATTGATTCTGCAACCTACTAAtttgtacaacacaacaataatacAGGTTTGGCTTTGGAACGTAGAAATAAGCTTTAAGTACTGCTCACAATCTTTCAAAAATAATactaacaaaaataaataatattagcaaaaacaaataatactaacaaaaataaataataattataaaaatataaaacgAGAAATAAAGAATATTTAAAGGCAATATTATTCTTACAAGATCATCTAAGCATGTGATAATAACAAATTCATTTGTGAAGATGTCATATCTGTCATCAGTGATGTGAGACTTCCTTAGATTTTTGTTGGCCTGTGTCTAAAGTGTATAAAACATTCATTAAAATTTGATAATTGTTTTGTGACTTGACGTCTtagatttaattttaaaaaattttaatttttaattactgcTTGATTAATGTCTAATTGCTGCATAGAGAGGTAGATTTTTGACATAATTGAAATGTGAGGAACACTACACTATATTTTCTCATGTTGTTTGCCATGTGATTATATCATGGTAATATGTAAAATCAGGGAAATGTTCAATTGCTTTTGTTGTCAAACAATCCGCACACTGTGTTGCAGTAAATATGCTCTATCCATCTGTTACTCTGTTTTGTTAACCTTTATTAACATGGAAAGATAAAACTTATTTCATTAAAACAAATCCAGACCGAATACGCAAATTCTTTAATGCTtggatatttggacatgaaatCGGACCGACATACCAAAATAGAACTAATgtaatgatcatgtgacattttgagcatggATACTAAACAAGTTGCGCAAGACACCGAGTGGAATGTGGAAACAGTAACTCAGAGGCGTGGAAATTAATGGCATCCAATTTGAGGGGCAAATCTGGATGTCATTATTGGAGCTCTTCGTTTTTCCACTATACAGTACAAAAGTCTCTAGCTAAACATCTGTCACAATTTACTGAAGTTACAAGGGCGAATCTAAGGGAGGTGTACATACAGGGTCATGACCTCACCTCCAGAGACCAACCAATAGATCtcacacaatacaaataaaATTGCGCCTACGGCTATGGCTAAACAGTTGTCACTATGTGAATATACTTGTATAGCGAGTTAGTTGTTGCCTTGATTTTCTATCTCCAGAATCACTACTATTCTCTACTCTGAAAAATGTGGATGCAATGTTGTGTTCTCTAGAGCCTTGAAGTCTGGATTTTCACTTGAGGACTCATGCAGATCGGCCAGCAGTGCAAGTTGAAATCCAGAGAAGTTGCAGCCCTGGGTGATAAGCATCAGTAATACAGTATCACACGTATGCTACGGCTATTGGAGCATCAGTAAATTTGGCTAGTAATTTCACTCAATGTATAATAATAAGAGGATTCGATTGCTAATTATGTGGTCTATATACAATCCGAAGCATTGTACAACACCTGACAATTGGTTCCAGCGGCTGAGCCCAACGACTTTGTTTCTTTGGTTTATTGATCGTCATCTTTGCTCTATGCCCACCAAGTGCAAGCTATATATAGGTTCTGCTGCGATCATTACTACAGTTTTTTAAACCAATTCAGAATTAGAGGTTGAGTTAACTTATCAATGAATCTATTAGCAATATGAGCTTTTGctacttaattaaagcattatactctaattaattaattaataaacaagacaaaaaccGGAGAATTGAGGTGACCGCGGAAAAAGACAAAAGAAGAATTTGCTGACGTCTCAGAAGTCATGCATGGCTAAACAAATATATACCTACAGTGTAGATGTCTTGTACGTTACAGTCAGTCAACAAGTGGTCTGTGCAAGTCTTGCCTAGCATTTTCATCTTCGACAGCATGCTGTGAAAGGTAGTTTTGTTACGAAGCCATTTCGAAAGCCTTCAAAAAGCGCGTGTTGCGATAGAAGGAAGTCAAAAACAAATCCCATTACTAGCAAATAATTAAGATCGAGGTATGCAGCCGGAGGAGCTTAATTACGCATTATTACTAGCTAGAGTAATCTGGCAAGAACATTGAACATCAGATTAAATATCACATCAATTTGGCCAGCTAGATGTACTCGCAGGGCCCCGGGAAGGAAGTGTAGCATATACAGTTTATACAGTATTACTTGTGTATAAAAATCAGTGAGCACATGAGTGTACAATTATCTGATAGTAGCGCCGAGTTCTAGTTGTTGTTAATTACGCCTCGTCTTGCAAACCATGCACGGTTGGCTTCCCCATAGTTGAGTTACTCACTGCAGAACGAAGAGACACAAACTTGCAAACTACCGACACTCCTAGGGTCTAACGAGCCCGACTACTTTGACATTTGGCGAGCGCAGAATTCAATTTGTGCAACAGCGAAGGTTTCGTTTAATTCACAAGGTTCTGCAAAAGAAATACAACAGCTGCAAAAGCAAGTGGACGAACTAACACAACTGTAATACTTTAAATAATAGTTGCAGCATTAGCCGCGGCTCAGTAATGGTCAATCGGATGTTTTCGGTGCATcacaaaatgtaaatataaatGTTATAGCTACTGATCACACAAGTCTAGATACagaataaattagtaattcAAACATCAATATTACCATCCTTGTACTGGCAATATAGGTCGTGATTACTTGGTTCTGCAGTCAACACTTCACCTGATTGGGTGAGTGAAAAGTTGTAGTCCCTCGGGTTTCCAATGCTTCTGCAATCTTTTCATCCAGCTATGTGCAGTTATAGTCTAGCTTCTTCATCCTACAGAGCCACCAGATTATATCTCACTTGAATTTCTTGAACTAGGGCTTGCTGCAACTAAGTTTACTaagtctttccaaatgtctttctttcttctgttgctTGACAACTTCCTGTCTTTGTATCTACTGATAATTTTTCTGCTTTAAAAAAGCAAGTACATAGACATCAGCCAACTCAGAGGACATCTCAACAGCAACTGCTCGTTCCATTCACTCGATCCATCAGTTCAAACAATAATCAGAAATATTGTTGTAAAAGTTGATCCATTACTATGACTAAGTACATGCAGCTACGTACACTATTAATGCTGCTGCGTTGACCTGAAGCATTAGTTattctcatctgttgtagtATGCTGCTTGCATTTTTCCAATAGTTAACATACACTTTATACTACAGAAGAAGAACACTTCGGTCAATAGCTACAGACCACAGATACATCATACTTGCCAATAATAATCGACTTACTGCATGTAGAGCTGCTCTTAAAAACAAACTGTAATTGTAGTGTCATTTGCATCgtaaaaattcaaaaacaTACCGACATTGTAAATCGCCTCCAGAAATTATCCGCGTGTTTGGGAAGCATATCACAAATCACGAAAGAACGCTAGAAACATCAAGATACAGCCAACTATACTACCGCATCCAAGACAAGAATAataatgcttaattaagtgtCAGTGCGAGATTGTAAGATCTAATGGATCGAAACAAAATAGCTCAAACAACTTTTTCTGTTGCTCAGTCTTCACAAGCATCAGAGAGTTGGAAACGTACATTGAATAACTGAAACTAATAGCAGAAAGAACTTATACATGTTCTACATGCAAATCAAAGTTGAAGCTGCTGCAAGGGTTTCGATCACAGCAAGCACAACAAGCTATTGGGCTGCAGGATATCAGTTTGAGTCAGATGCATCTTTCACAGGTGGATGAAGCTAAGAGAAGTACTCAATCTCTGCGACCAGAAGAGCATCAACGTTTACAAATTGCACCCAAAGAAATCTGCTTGGACTACGTAGTTCGGATGCTGCAGTACTACATAATTAGAACGTTAGAGTTATAAGGTACAGACTTATTACTAGAACACAATACTGTCACTAGATTCATGGAGTGTATTTTACAGTAAGTGCTGACTGTCATATGtctatatatttgtttacCTTTCTtctgcttattgatattaaagatattttaaattttgtagcaacaattaaaaattaaaaatttaatgttcTTATATAGTTCAACAAACTCATGAAGTTGTCAACTGTATACTAAATACGATTAgcacatacaacactatatccaataaagaagcactaaagtgctaaagtTAAAACCCGTGGCTGCTATCCAGTTGTTCTCTCGCTTATTAGTTCTACACCAGTCTACTATAGACTGTAATTGTTTTCTCACTCATTATTTACTGTAACTAACAGCCTATGTGGAGTAGCTAATACCACCCACATCTGTCTATCAACCCACCCACATCTGAGTGGTCATTGAGTCATCGAGCTGGCCAGCCTGTGCTACCGTAACcttagcgcatgcgcgccttgAGTTAATCAGGCaaacaatttattgatttccaTGAGCACTGCtctattgtctagctagaactcggcgtttcagtagacggtctgaaaactccgttggacgtgttactcacgaatgcgaggcgcctacggataccgtacaactagttagtAAACAAGACAAGAACCGGAGAATTGAGGTGACCGCGGGAAAAGACAAAAGAAGAATTTGCTGACCTCTCAGAAGTCATGCATGGCTGAACAAATAGCTACAGTGATGGCTTGTACGTTAGAGTCAGTCAACAAGTCGTCTGTGCAAGTCTTGCTTAACATTTTCATCTTCGACAGCATGCTGTGAAAGGTAGTTTCGTTACGAAGCCATTTCGAAGTCTTCAAAGCGTGTTGTGATAGAAGGGAGCCAATGACAAATCCAAGTACTAGCAATTAAGATCGAGGTATGCAGCTGCagaagcttaattaatttacgcCATTATTACTAGTTAGAGTAATCTGGCAAGAACATTGGACATCAAATTAAATATCACATCAATTTGGCCAGCTAGGTGTACTCGCAGGGCCCCGGGGAAGAAGTGTAGCATATACAGTTTATACAGTACTAGTATTACTTGTGTATAAAATCAGTGCACACATGCGTGTACAATTATCTGATAGTAGCGCGCTCTCGCCGAGTTCTAGTTGTTGTCAATTAAATCTCGTCTTGCAATCCATGCACGGTTGGCTTCCCCCATAGTTGAGTTACTCACTGCAGAACGAAGAGACtcaaacttgcaaactacCGACACTCCTAGGGTCTAACGTGTCAGACTACTTTTGACATTTGGCGAGCGCAGAATTCAATTTGTGCAAAAGCGAAGGTTCCGCTCAATTCACAAGGTTCTGCAGATGAAATACAACAACTGCAAAAGCAAGTGGACGAACTGACACAACTGCAATACTATAGATAATAGCTGCAGCATTGGCCGCAGCCCAGTAAAGGCCATATCGGATGTTTTCGGTGCGGCAAGCCATGCAGGTCACGTGCAGCGTGTAACTGCAGAGATGACCAACAGAGATTTGCAGCAACATTCGAGTGTAGCCTAGCGTGAGTAAACTTCTTTCCTTGGGAATAAACATTGCACGCGTgcactcactgcattcatatggTCTCTCATAGACAACACCAGATTgacacactcactgcattcatatCGTTTAACTCCAGTGTGTAGTAGCATGTGTGTTTTGAGATTCAACAAGTAAgtctaataaataatagacaaGTTGCATCCTCAAAAGTGTTTAGTTGATTATCAATTCTATAATGTGGTTGCAATTGCTAATAATAGGTAAGCGACTACTGCCTTGCGCGACGCTATATAATTAGATAATTAAACGGACGTGACGTGTAGGTGGGAAACATCTGAAGGGAGTACACGTACTCACTGAACAGAGGCAGAGCATCGGAAGGGCATCGGCCGAACGACCATAGCCGTACCACTTTTCAAATAAACGGACTTTTGCCAGTCGTCTGTTAGCCTATATACTATCGGTTTAAGGGtagatgattaattaaataactaatatatgttTTACCACACCGTACATGCAACCTACCAaattactctctgttcgcgttcactgtgaatctggaactatgtaatgaagcacctgtgttggtttagaaacACCTAGAAGGGCAGACCAGGAAGTAGTGTGTCTATCTTTCCGTGAGCTTGAACAGCTATGATTTCAGGACAGGTTTACCGCAAGTTAATGAAGTTAAACGGGTATTCAGGATGGAGTTTGCTATGCAACCTGAATGGCTTCTAATTCACATACAGAAGTTTAGGGGTTGCCAAGTTGATGTGGCCCCAGAAACACATCCTAACGCCCAACGGAATGACACTCCCACGTCACTGCATCTGCATGCGTGAGACTATTTTGAGGCTATCTACATTTATACAGTTTTGTATTATAGGAGTCTGTATGTCTTCAATAAAAAGCGCACTAAAATTACGTCAATACACAACTAAACTATAAAGAAGGAAGAGCATACAGAGAATACACAGGAAACCTAATTGGTGTAATTGATTTTATCAATGATGTCTAAAACTTATAAAAGGATTCTAATCCTTTACGTTTGTACCAACTATGTCTAAGTTCTCTAAGCGTTCATTTGAAACTGATGATGATCGTCGTTGGTGGAAGTTTGTCGCTTCTGTCAAAATGTTAACAAGTAGAATAGAGAACCATAATTGCAGATTATACCCTTCAGAAGAAGATCCAAGGCATGACTTTGTTGATGAATATAAGGTGGTGCGGATACATCTAATACATGTAGAAGTCTAACAGCATTCATAAAACTTCTCTTCATATTATTGGGCAGTTTCCAAAACAATGATCGATCGTGTCTTCTGCCTGTGATTTGCAGCTGGCTGGACATGACGCATTGGATGAATGACCCCACCGGTGTAATCAATAATATACATATTGGTAGAACCCGATGTAACATTTTCATTTATCTTTTTGAAAAGGCAGA encodes the following:
- the LOC134180323 gene encoding zinc finger protein ZFP2-like, coding for MLLHTGEKRYKCSECGKNFTQSGSLQVHMRTHTGERPYECSECGKKFTRSGILQVHLRKHTGEKPYECKECGEKFTQSGILQVHMRLHTGERPYECSECGKKFTHSGSLQVHMRMHTGERPYECSECGKKYTQFGVLQVHMRKHTGERPYECSECGKKFFQSGHLRVHMRLHTKETPYECSECGKKFNRSSSLQFHARVHTGEKPYQCSKCGKKFTQPGNLNVHMRIHTGKRPYQRPHRKEKKYHCERRGEVFDVAAVDRRHQEVHTQEDISAQKHTDLISLASSSQSHSSSTHLSIQTSSMFSDRSLFTFLSIPSNGVCSSSAIFSMFNHPNVAVTYGVTVSTCSDMLVMEKVVTSLSDVLADSDVNDEINMRERVDISYGIVCAVDCLHHQVGIIHGYISPTTIFITSRLTAKLLDPAASCLLHNKICQHAKSYEEDLHQLICLLIKLYDSYSQFSSVCHRLCNMISRDEINKSREKFVSTTDLLELIDELKHNEEYSCCSHRHELSWKFEID